The Peribacillus sp. FSL P2-0133 genome has a segment encoding these proteins:
- a CDS encoding SCO family protein, which produces MRKLHLLMAAMGASIVLLLTACGSNGVPDAKNWDLEDFSYIDQEGKPFSKSDLKGKVWVADFIFTSCETVCLPMTSNMTKLQQQLKDEGITDVEFVSFSVDPEIDKPDVLKRFGDQFNVDYGNWHFLTGYGQEEIEQFALDNFKTIVKKPEAEDQVIHGTSFFLIDQEGKIIMDYTGLQDIPFDEIIKHIKILQNY; this is translated from the coding sequence ATGAGAAAGCTGCATTTGCTTATGGCAGCTATGGGAGCATCAATTGTTTTGCTGTTGACAGCATGCGGTTCCAATGGTGTACCTGATGCTAAAAATTGGGATCTTGAAGATTTCAGTTACATTGATCAGGAGGGTAAACCTTTCTCAAAAAGCGATCTTAAAGGAAAGGTTTGGGTAGCGGATTTTATATTCACAAGCTGCGAGACTGTCTGTCTCCCCATGACTTCGAATATGACGAAGCTGCAGCAGCAATTGAAGGATGAAGGTATTACGGATGTTGAGTTCGTTTCATTTTCCGTGGACCCGGAAATTGACAAACCTGATGTTTTAAAAAGGTTTGGCGACCAATTTAATGTGGATTACGGCAATTGGCACTTTCTGACCGGTTATGGTCAGGAAGAAATCGAGCAGTTTGCATTGGATAACTTTAAAACGATCGTCAAAAAACCTGAAGCAGAAGATCAGGTGATTCATGGGACCAGCTTTTTTCTAATTGATCAAGAAGGAAAAATCATCATGGATTATACAGGTCTGCAAGATATTCCCTTTGATGAAATCATTAAGCATATTAAAATTTTACAGAATTATTGA
- a CDS encoding DUF4397 domain-containing protein: MSDKQSYSQKSVTYDLLSSYNKNSDPQLHDYYYHKHLKSLEKATQHLGYEQMNVILPAQVRFLHADPAASSFDVYVNEMRILKRFSYKENNGYLPLLPGKCQLDIYRSGQSTLPLLSRKLALESGSSYTIALAPTQANESLKMLPFEDNPFVPPNEAKIRFIQLSHDLLSVDIAVKDGDVVFDQLHFRKASEYLNIHPMIVDFEVRIAGTKEIALPLPNKAFQDNTPSTIYIIGSNRESSSLETLTLSP; this comes from the coding sequence ATGAGCGATAAACAATCATATTCACAAAAATCGGTAACATATGATTTACTATCGTCTTATAATAAAAACAGCGATCCGCAATTGCATGATTATTATTACCATAAGCATCTGAAAAGTCTCGAAAAAGCAACACAACATTTGGGATATGAACAAATGAATGTCATACTGCCTGCACAAGTTCGCTTTTTACATGCTGACCCGGCAGCCTCCTCATTTGATGTTTATGTAAATGAAATGCGTATCCTCAAAAGATTCTCATATAAAGAGAACAATGGTTATTTACCACTGCTTCCTGGCAAGTGCCAATTGGACATATACCGCAGCGGGCAAAGCACCTTACCTCTTTTAAGCCGTAAATTGGCTCTCGAAAGCGGAAGTTCCTATACCATTGCTCTAGCACCTACCCAGGCTAATGAATCGTTGAAAATGTTACCTTTCGAAGATAATCCATTTGTTCCTCCGAATGAAGCAAAGATTCGATTCATCCAGCTTTCACATGATTTACTCTCGGTGGATATTGCCGTCAAAGATGGAGATGTCGTTTTTGATCAACTCCATTTCAGGAAAGCAAGCGAATATCTTAATATTCATCCAATGATAGTAGACTTCGAAGTGAGGATAGCGGGAACAAAAGAAATCGCACTCCCTTTGCCAAACAAGGCTTTCCAAGATAATACTCCCTCAACCATTTATATAATCGGATCGAATCGGGAATCATCCTCACTAGAAACCCTAACGCTCTCTCCATAA
- a CDS encoding aspartate aminotransferase family protein — protein MEQSSLIKPVLGGAYPTISHGQGVFLYDKDGKEYLDASSGAVTANIGHGVQEIIEAMVKQAKQVSFVYRSQFTSDAAEKLAGKIAELTKGELTYSFFVNSGSEATETALKIAIQHWQEKGKPKKQKIISRWMSYHGITMGALSMSGHPIRRERFTPMLESYPSVSPPYCYRCPLQLDPHTCGMSCASELEASIRRIGSENIAAFIAEPVIGAAGGAIVPPDGYFRKLKKICEENDILFIADEVMTGFGRTGKMLASEYWDVDPDIVTFGKGMSGGYTPIAAAVMTKNVMEPIMKGSKSIIGGHTLSANPLSCAVSLAVLEYVERNELVEKSADRGNYLIRGLKKLAGKYSFIGDIRGRGLLIGIEFVQDKATKAPFPKEADVTNEIIELGMRNGILLYPAAAGLDGVTGAAIIISPPLTISEVECAELLMRVDITFWQFNELIGKRASQQGSES, from the coding sequence ATGGAGCAGTCTTCATTGATCAAACCGGTCCTGGGAGGAGCCTACCCGACTATCAGTCATGGTCAGGGAGTTTTTTTATACGACAAAGATGGAAAGGAATACCTTGATGCTTCTTCAGGTGCTGTTACAGCCAATATTGGCCATGGAGTCCAGGAAATCATTGAAGCGATGGTAAAACAGGCTAAACAGGTTTCATTTGTGTATCGTTCCCAATTTACCAGCGATGCTGCAGAGAAACTTGCCGGAAAAATTGCAGAATTGACCAAAGGGGAACTGACATACAGCTTTTTTGTAAACAGCGGCTCCGAAGCGACTGAAACGGCATTGAAAATTGCCATTCAGCATTGGCAGGAAAAAGGGAAGCCGAAGAAACAGAAAATCATATCGAGATGGATGAGCTACCATGGCATCACGATGGGAGCTCTTTCAATGTCTGGACATCCGATTCGCCGGGAAAGATTTACTCCTATGCTTGAATCATATCCTTCTGTATCTCCTCCATATTGTTACCGATGTCCACTTCAACTTGATCCACATACATGCGGAATGTCCTGTGCTTCGGAATTGGAAGCATCAATCCGGCGTATTGGCAGTGAAAATATAGCGGCTTTCATTGCAGAACCTGTTATCGGCGCAGCCGGAGGGGCCATTGTTCCTCCTGATGGTTATTTTCGAAAACTCAAGAAAATCTGCGAAGAGAATGATATTTTATTCATTGCGGATGAAGTAATGACCGGATTTGGACGCACAGGTAAGATGCTTGCTTCCGAATATTGGGATGTGGATCCTGATATTGTAACATTCGGTAAAGGTATGAGCGGGGGGTATACACCGATAGCGGCCGCAGTAATGACCAAAAACGTGATGGAGCCCATAATGAAAGGCTCGAAGTCAATTATAGGAGGCCATACTCTAAGTGCAAATCCGTTATCGTGTGCGGTATCTTTGGCCGTTTTAGAATATGTCGAAAGGAATGAACTTGTCGAAAAATCAGCCGACAGAGGGAATTACCTGATTAGGGGCCTGAAAAAGTTGGCAGGGAAGTATTCCTTTATCGGAGATATACGCGGGAGAGGTTTATTGATTGGCATCGAATTTGTCCAGGATAAAGCAACGAAGGCTCCATTTCCGAAGGAGGCAGACGTGACTAATGAGATCATTGAATTGGGAATGAGGAATGGAATACTTCTTTATCCCGCAGCTGCAGGCCTTGACGGTGTAACAGGGGCAGCGATCATCATCTCCCCGCCGTTAACGATATCGGAAGTGGAGTGTGCTGAATTGTTAATGAGGGTCGATATAACTTTTTGGCAATTTAATGAATTGATAGGTAAACGGGCATCACAACAAGGAAGTGAGTCATAG
- a CDS encoding SGNH/GDSL hydrolase family protein, giving the protein MRYRITCLFICLVWISGCGQSEPASNQPSVQQKSIVELSKKETIPASFFPDPVKIVSIGDSLTQGVGDSKDNGGYLPYLQNKLEKEPSITSVEMINHGIRGNRTDQLLKRLDKARIKEDIKQADSIVVTIGGNDIMKVFKQNFSDLELNQFDSAKIGYEKRLRQILDKVRSENDHAQIYLVGVYNPFSKWFADFYELDMIMNDWNESGKEIIEEYDSAYFIDIADIFENSEEDLLYAEDYFHPNDRGYELIATRIYNDMDITTIGKDTLEASAKGDDDQE; this is encoded by the coding sequence ATGAGGTACAGAATCACCTGTCTTTTCATATGCCTAGTTTGGATCTCAGGCTGCGGCCAAAGTGAACCAGCCTCAAATCAGCCATCTGTTCAGCAGAAAAGCATAGTTGAGCTGAGTAAAAAGGAAACCATTCCTGCCAGCTTTTTTCCGGACCCTGTGAAAATCGTATCGATTGGCGATTCCTTGACTCAAGGTGTCGGTGATAGTAAAGATAATGGCGGGTATCTGCCTTATTTACAAAATAAGCTGGAAAAAGAACCATCGATTACTTCCGTTGAGATGATTAATCATGGCATACGTGGAAATAGGACCGACCAACTATTGAAAAGACTGGATAAAGCTAGGATTAAAGAAGACATAAAGCAAGCTGATTCGATTGTCGTCACAATCGGTGGAAATGATATCATGAAGGTCTTTAAGCAGAATTTCTCGGACTTGGAACTGAATCAGTTTGATTCGGCAAAAATAGGGTATGAAAAAAGATTAAGGCAGATACTTGATAAGGTTCGTTCCGAAAATGATCATGCGCAAATTTATCTTGTGGGCGTCTATAATCCATTTTCCAAATGGTTCGCAGATTTTTATGAACTTGATATGATCATGAATGATTGGAATGAAAGCGGGAAAGAGATTATCGAAGAATATGATTCAGCATATTTTATTGATATAGCAGACATTTTCGAGAATTCCGAAGAAGATTTGCTGTATGCCGAGGATTATTTTCACCCAAATGACCGCGGATATGAATTAATCGCGACAAGAATCTATAATGATATGGATATTACCACTATCGGAAAGGACACATTGGAAGCGAGTGCCAAAGGAGATGATGACCAAGAATGA
- the msrB gene encoding peptide-methionine (R)-S-oxide reductase MsrB, with amino-acid sequence MKSKEELKKKLNPIQYEVTQNNGTEPAFNNEYWNLKEEGLYVDIVSGNPLFTSKEKFDSGCGWPSFTKPLKEEEVVENLDTSYGMRRIEVRSKTADSHLGHVFNDGPGPSGLRYCINSASLRFIPLQDLEKEGYGEYKKLFD; translated from the coding sequence ATGAAAAGTAAAGAAGAATTAAAAAAGAAACTCAATCCGATTCAATATGAAGTCACACAAAATAATGGAACGGAACCAGCGTTTAACAATGAATATTGGAACTTGAAGGAGGAAGGATTATATGTGGATATCGTTTCAGGTAATCCTCTTTTCACTTCAAAGGAAAAGTTCGATTCAGGCTGCGGTTGGCCAAGCTTCACTAAACCGCTTAAAGAAGAGGAAGTGGTGGAAAACCTCGATACGAGTTATGGTATGAGAAGGATCGAAGTTCGCTCAAAAACGGCCGATTCCCATCTGGGTCATGTTTTCAATGATGGGCCGGGACCGTCGGGATTACGTTATTGCATCAATTCTGCTTCATTAAGATTCATCCCGCTCCAAGATCTTGAAAAAGAAGGATACGGAGAATACAAAAAGCTTTTTGATTGA
- the tatA gene encoding twin-arginine translocase TatA/TatE family subunit, translating to MSNIGVPGLILILILALIIFGPKKLPEIGRAFGQTLREFKKSTSDLTKGDYEEDKKLQQKNHE from the coding sequence ATGTCGAACATTGGAGTACCTGGTCTAATTCTCATCTTAATATTGGCTTTAATTATCTTTGGTCCGAAGAAACTTCCAGAAATTGGACGTGCTTTTGGACAAACACTTCGTGAGTTTAAAAAGTCCACGAGTGATTTAACAAAAGGTGATTATGAAGAAGATAAGAAGCTACAACAAAAAAATCATGAATGA
- a CDS encoding YpmS family protein: protein MTNVKWKTLFISLLALNILVILFVTILVNLPTKNKELIPKVSHEEDIQFQVHTNREDLTRLINQYLDKEGLTGSIHYEVYLTDEVELYGTMPFFNREVEMKLTFEPIAQKNGDLILKQKSIAVGKMNLPVSYVMNLINERYNMPDWVSISPNDESIYVSLQDMELKSDIRVKAKEFDLENDDISFLLTIPSSLQ, encoded by the coding sequence ATGACAAATGTCAAATGGAAGACTTTGTTTATTTCCCTATTAGCCCTAAACATCCTGGTCATCCTGTTTGTAACGATTTTAGTTAATCTGCCGACTAAAAATAAAGAGCTGATACCCAAAGTAAGCCATGAAGAAGATATCCAATTTCAAGTTCACACGAATCGGGAAGATTTGACGAGATTAATCAACCAATATCTGGATAAAGAGGGGTTGACGGGATCCATTCACTACGAAGTGTATTTGACGGATGAGGTAGAGTTATATGGAACGATGCCATTTTTCAACCGTGAAGTGGAAATGAAATTGACTTTTGAACCAATTGCCCAAAAAAATGGGGATTTGATCTTAAAGCAAAAATCAATTGCAGTCGGAAAAATGAACCTTCCTGTTTCATATGTAATGAATTTAATAAATGAGCGTTATAATATGCCGGATTGGGTTAGCATCAGTCCCAATGACGAAAGTATTTATGTGTCATTACAGGATATGGAACTGAAAAGTGATATCAGGGTGAAGGCGAAAGAATTCGACCTTGAAAATGATGACATTTCATTTTTATTGACCATCCCATCATCTTTACAGTGA
- a CDS encoding DUF2535 family protein, translated as MRIDILMFKCLEFKDCFGHKVTISEIPVLLPSDPNFFMLTVRLEVFVKKVFANKDHKENYSFKHYLASVLKWPVYNKLFFGSLLNNA; from the coding sequence ATGAGGATTGATATTTTGATGTTCAAATGCTTGGAATTCAAAGATTGTTTTGGACATAAGGTCACAATTTCAGAAATACCTGTCTTACTGCCTAGTGATCCGAATTTTTTTATGTTGACCGTGCGTTTGGAAGTTTTTGTTAAGAAGGTTTTTGCCAATAAAGATCATAAAGAAAATTACTCATTTAAGCATTATTTAGCATCCGTACTCAAATGGCCCGTTTATAACAAGCTTTTTTTTGGAAGTTTACTCAATAATGCTTAA
- the tatC gene encoding twin-arginine translocase subunit TatC, with amino-acid sequence MEDKELNIIDHLDELRKRLIITAVAFVIFFIASFIYVEEIYNWFVKDLDFDLMVLGPSDIIWIYFMLSGVVAIAATIPVIALQIWLFVKPALMPNEVRATLAYIPSLFLLFIGGLAFGYFVIFPTILQFLIELGDGMFITSFTADKYFSFVFNMTIPFAVLFELPVVTMFLTSLGIINPYVLQKLRKYAYFVLVVIAISITPPDFMSDFMVMVPLLLLYEISISLSKVVYKRRVKRESLREDTYEEGL; translated from the coding sequence TTGGAAGATAAAGAATTAAATATCATCGATCATCTCGATGAATTGAGAAAACGGCTCATCATTACTGCTGTTGCTTTTGTGATCTTTTTTATCGCCAGTTTTATTTATGTTGAGGAGATTTATAATTGGTTCGTGAAAGATCTCGATTTTGACCTGATGGTATTGGGACCGAGTGATATTATCTGGATTTACTTTATGCTTTCAGGTGTGGTAGCCATTGCGGCAACCATACCTGTAATTGCTCTGCAAATCTGGTTATTCGTCAAACCCGCTTTGATGCCAAATGAAGTAAGGGCCACCCTTGCCTATATTCCATCACTTTTCCTGCTTTTTATCGGAGGGCTTGCTTTCGGTTATTTTGTCATCTTCCCGACCATTCTTCAATTTTTGATTGAACTGGGCGATGGGATGTTCATAACCAGTTTTACAGCGGATAAGTACTTTTCATTCGTATTTAATATGACGATACCTTTTGCTGTTTTATTCGAGCTTCCTGTCGTTACCATGTTTTTGACTTCCCTTGGCATAATAAATCCTTATGTGCTTCAAAAGTTAAGGAAGTATGCATACTTTGTATTGGTTGTCATAGCGATATCGATTACGCCGCCTGACTTTATGTCAGACTTTATGGTGATGGTTCCATTGCTGTTATTATACGAAATCAGTATTTCGTTATCAAAAGTCGTCTATAAACGAAGGGTGAAACGTGAAAGCTTGCGGGAAGACACCTATGAGGAAGGTTTATAA
- a CDS encoding DegV family protein, whose translation MNKVKIVTDSTVDMTPEELNFYDITMVPLSIFIDGETFLDKVEIEQEEFLKRMNQSKELPKSSQPAVGTFVEVYDELGKDGSEIISIHMTGGMSGTVRSAESAASMSEAKVTVLDSKFISKAMSFQVIEAAKMAKEGKSVAEIIERLEHIKKQSSLIIVIETLDNLVKGGRIGKVSAFIGSLLHIKPIALLDDGVLNPVSKARSQSQVVKFIIKKFKEDTQGKKIRGIGFVHANGLEIADKVRQAIADLTGNQDIKIEATTAVVSTHTGEGAMAIMYYWD comes from the coding sequence ATGAATAAAGTAAAGATAGTAACAGACTCGACAGTAGATATGACACCAGAGGAACTGAACTTTTATGATATAACAATGGTCCCTTTATCAATCTTTATAGATGGGGAGACTTTTTTGGATAAGGTTGAAATCGAACAAGAAGAATTCCTGAAAAGGATGAACCAGTCAAAAGAACTGCCAAAAAGCTCACAACCAGCCGTAGGTACCTTTGTGGAGGTATATGATGAGCTCGGAAAAGACGGCAGCGAGATTATTTCCATACATATGACTGGTGGCATGAGCGGCACAGTTCGCTCAGCGGAAAGCGCAGCAAGCATGTCTGAAGCGAAGGTTACCGTTCTTGACTCGAAGTTCATTTCTAAAGCGATGTCATTTCAGGTGATCGAGGCAGCGAAGATGGCGAAGGAAGGGAAATCCGTTGCTGAGATAATTGAACGATTGGAACATATTAAAAAGCAGTCAAGTTTAATCATTGTCATAGAAACACTTGATAACCTCGTTAAGGGTGGAAGGATTGGCAAAGTTTCTGCTTTTATCGGTTCATTGCTGCACATAAAGCCGATTGCACTTCTGGATGATGGTGTACTGAATCCTGTATCCAAAGCCAGGAGCCAGTCACAGGTCGTGAAGTTCATCATCAAGAAATTCAAAGAAGATACACAAGGAAAAAAAATTAGAGGCATTGGTTTTGTACATGCGAATGGTCTTGAAATAGCGGATAAGGTCCGCCAGGCCATTGCAGACTTAACAGGAAATCAAGACATAAAGATAGAAGCAACAACGGCCGTTGTCAGTACCCATACAGGTGAAGGCGCCATGGCAATCATGTATTATTGGGACTGA
- a CDS encoding SGNH/GDSL hydrolase family protein: protein MKTNAKSFIPFAAIATILLISYILQKVPKTYGSDDSINVYQKFQSGQPIQYLVIGDSIGRGSGAENPNLTWFKQLENKMNDANDIPLHGDYVVQSGSTAFEGLFKLSQKREHDHKDLIFFVFGENDRKYMNVDDFTMTYEALMRKAKRLHPNAELFTITESSLKYKEFASAIGLLSKHYGATNVDMRPIFKNSGYTEKQLTRDLIHPNGLGYKLYADAIYERFLDNIKREKAVAGLPSKLHVRSGFELSEIDHYEKMSGFRPRGGYFTSSEKGSVIEYNFKGSMLGVKLLRSPDGGEVNVWIDGNEITTLNTWWPFARERYLFVTNGLRPGSHTVRFEVTGRTKAMELTTIPFVRIASIITD, encoded by the coding sequence TTGAAAACGAACGCAAAATCCTTCATCCCTTTCGCTGCAATTGCCACGATCCTTCTAATCAGCTATATCCTTCAAAAAGTCCCTAAAACATATGGATCAGATGATTCGATAAATGTTTATCAAAAATTCCAATCAGGCCAGCCCATTCAGTATCTCGTCATTGGTGACAGTATCGGAAGAGGGTCCGGAGCTGAAAATCCTAATCTAACATGGTTCAAACAGTTAGAAAATAAGATGAATGATGCCAATGATATTCCTTTACACGGTGACTACGTGGTCCAAAGCGGATCCACTGCTTTTGAAGGTCTATTCAAGCTCTCCCAAAAAAGGGAGCATGATCATAAAGATCTGATTTTCTTCGTTTTTGGTGAAAATGACCGCAAATATATGAATGTCGATGATTTTACCATGACATATGAAGCGTTAATGAGGAAGGCTAAACGTCTCCACCCTAATGCTGAATTATTCACAATAACAGAGAGTTCCTTGAAATATAAGGAATTTGCTTCAGCCATCGGACTTTTATCCAAACACTACGGTGCAACGAATGTGGATATGCGACCAATATTCAAAAATTCAGGATATACGGAAAAACAGCTGACCAGAGATTTGATTCATCCAAATGGACTTGGATATAAATTATATGCTGATGCAATTTATGAACGGTTCCTTGATAACATCAAACGGGAAAAGGCTGTAGCAGGCCTTCCATCTAAGCTGCATGTTCGTTCTGGATTTGAATTATCGGAAATTGACCACTATGAAAAAATGAGCGGTTTCCGTCCAAGGGGCGGCTATTTCACTAGTAGTGAAAAGGGCAGTGTGATTGAATATAACTTCAAAGGGAGTATGCTTGGTGTGAAACTGCTTAGAAGTCCTGATGGCGGGGAAGTGAATGTATGGATCGATGGAAATGAAATCACAACTTTGAATACGTGGTGGCCATTTGCCCGTGAAAGATATTTATTTGTCACGAATGGGCTCCGTCCAGGTTCACATACTGTCCGTTTTGAGGTGACTGGCAGGACTAAAGCAATGGAACTTACCACCATTCCATTTGTCCGGATCGCATCAATCATCACGGATTGA
- a CDS encoding YjcZ family sporulation protein has protein sequence MYGYGGNVAGPGYGYGGGGYGYGGGCCGFGSGFALIVVLFILLIIIGASFCC, from the coding sequence ATGTACGGATATGGTGGAAATGTTGCAGGACCAGGGTACGGTTATGGTGGAGGTGGATACGGATACGGCGGCGGTTGCTGCGGATTTGGATCAGGTTTCGCATTAATCGTTGTCTTGTTCATTCTATTGATTATCATCGGTGCTTCATTCTGCTGCTAA
- a CDS encoding S66 peptidase family protein, with amino-acid sequence MKPSRLKAGDEIRVIAPSRSLAIVKGEQRRLAEERLTELGFKVTYGETVLYHDDFFSNSIEDRIEDLHDAFRDPNVKGIFTAIGGYNANQLLRYIDYDLIKENPKVLMGYSDITAILLAIYNKTGLTTYSGPHFSTFGMKAGLEYTMEYFKKAVIESEGFYLDPSETWSDDSWHLEQDDRTFHPNAGYMVIQEGEAAGTIIGGNLCTLNLLQGTEYMPSLKDSILFIEDDEESHPFSFDRDLQSLLHQPGASGIKGIVIGRFQKDSGMTEYALQEIIAAKKEINGIPVIANANFGHVHPFVTVPVGSKAVMKVKNGKAMIQIHP; translated from the coding sequence ATGAAACCTTCCCGTTTAAAAGCAGGGGATGAAATTCGCGTAATCGCTCCTTCAAGAAGCTTGGCGATTGTCAAAGGGGAACAACGCAGATTGGCAGAAGAAAGATTGACTGAGCTTGGTTTTAAAGTGACATATGGTGAAACGGTTTTGTACCATGATGACTTTTTCTCGAATTCGATCGAAGACCGGATCGAGGATTTGCATGATGCGTTCAGGGATCCGAATGTGAAGGGGATTTTTACAGCCATCGGGGGATATAACGCTAACCAATTGTTACGGTATATCGACTATGATTTGATTAAGGAAAATCCAAAAGTGTTGATGGGGTATAGTGATATAACCGCAATTTTATTGGCCATATATAATAAAACAGGCTTAACTACATATTCAGGTCCTCATTTCTCGACGTTCGGGATGAAGGCTGGTCTGGAATATACGATGGAATATTTTAAAAAGGCTGTAATTGAAAGTGAAGGCTTTTATCTTGATCCAAGTGAAACGTGGAGTGATGATTCTTGGCATTTAGAACAGGATGACCGCACTTTCCACCCGAATGCTGGATACATGGTCATTCAGGAAGGTGAAGCTGCTGGGACTATCATTGGGGGAAATCTTTGTACACTCAATCTATTACAAGGCACAGAGTACATGCCATCTTTAAAGGACAGTATCCTTTTCATAGAAGATGACGAAGAAAGCCATCCATTCAGTTTTGACCGGGATTTACAATCCCTGCTCCATCAGCCAGGTGCAAGTGGGATTAAAGGAATCGTCATCGGCCGTTTCCAAAAGGATTCAGGAATGACTGAATATGCGTTACAGGAAATCATCGCCGCCAAAAAGGAGATAAATGGCATACCCGTGATCGCTAATGCCAACTTTGGTCATGTTCATCCATTTGTAACGGTGCCGGTTGGTTCAAAAGCAGTAATGAAGGTGAAGAACGGAAAAGCGATGATCCAGATCCATCCATGA
- the msrA gene encoding peptide-methionine (S)-S-oxide reductase MsrA, whose product MTKQLEKATFAGGCFWCMVKPFDEQPGIESVISGYTGGTTENPTYKEVCSETTGHYEAVQITFDPNVYPYEKIIELFWQQIDPTDAGGQFHDRGSSYQTAIFYHDENQREIAEASKAKLQASGKFSGPIVTPIIPAKTFYPAETYHQHYYKKQPEHYERYSIGSGRKAFIQHHWGGKNEK is encoded by the coding sequence TTGACAAAGCAATTAGAGAAAGCAACATTCGCAGGTGGATGTTTCTGGTGCATGGTGAAACCGTTCGATGAACAGCCTGGCATCGAATCCGTTATCTCTGGCTATACAGGCGGGACTACGGAAAATCCCACATACAAAGAGGTTTGTTCTGAAACCACGGGACATTATGAAGCTGTTCAGATCACCTTTGATCCAAACGTATATCCATATGAGAAGATAATCGAGTTATTTTGGCAGCAAATTGACCCGACGGATGCTGGCGGGCAATTTCATGACCGGGGAAGTTCTTATCAAACGGCTATTTTCTATCATGACGAAAACCAACGGGAAATTGCAGAAGCATCCAAAGCCAAGCTGCAGGCGAGCGGGAAATTTTCTGGACCGATCGTAACTCCGATAATACCAGCCAAAACGTTTTATCCAGCTGAGACATACCACCAGCATTATTATAAAAAACAACCTGAACATTATGAAAGATATTCGATCGGCTCAGGACGCAAAGCATTCATACAACATCACTGGGGGGGAAAAAATGAAAAGTAA